In Anaerobranca gottschalkii DSM 13577, the following are encoded in one genomic region:
- a CDS encoding spore germination protein codes for MKKPIKLNNLKENTKESIEKITEEALKEISLDEDLEKNIQILEKIFQHCDDVNKKTLHIEGNKKGIIFFLSGITDEKSIVNFIINPLLKNEGVVLEKIKGNPRYIEEYLLVNHSVEKISDLYGGVIGVLEGKALLLIDGYSTGYTIEVREYPTRDVQEPITQTLVRGPREGFTEGIKDNLALIRKRIKTPDLKIEKKEIGHLTKTSVAICYIQNLVDPKVLEEVKVRLDKIKIDAILDSSTIEQLIEDSSFSPFPQIGNTERPDAAVSALIEGRVCIVVDGSPFVLIVPQVLVDMLHITEDYYERFYFSTAIRLLRYLAFGLSLLGPSLYVAITTFHHEMIPTKLLVSIAAARQGIPFPAFLEALMMEIAFEALREAGVRLPKPIGQAVSIVGALVIGEAAVQAGLVSQIMVIVVAGTGIASFTVPAFNIGIAIRLLKIPILLLSSVLGLFGVSIAVIAISIHLSTLRSFGVPYLSPIAPLTLQDNKDVILRGPVWWINQRPTYIAKNNVVKLKSGGEMKPQKPQAEEEKDVQKTS; via the coding sequence ATGAAAAAACCTATAAAACTAAATAATTTAAAGGAAAATACTAAAGAGAGTATTGAAAAAATTACTGAAGAGGCTTTAAAAGAGATAAGTTTAGATGAGGATTTAGAAAAGAATATTCAAATACTAGAAAAGATTTTTCAGCATTGTGATGATGTAAATAAAAAAACTTTACATATAGAAGGAAATAAAAAAGGGATAATCTTTTTTTTAAGTGGAATAACAGATGAAAAATCTATTGTTAATTTTATAATTAATCCTTTGCTGAAGAATGAAGGAGTAGTATTAGAAAAAATTAAAGGTAATCCCCGATATATAGAGGAATATTTATTAGTTAACCATTCTGTAGAAAAAATTTCAGATCTTTACGGAGGAGTAATAGGGGTCTTAGAAGGCAAAGCTTTATTACTTATAGATGGATATAGTACCGGTTATACCATAGAAGTTAGGGAATACCCAACTAGAGATGTTCAAGAACCTATTACCCAAACATTAGTTAGAGGTCCTAGGGAAGGCTTTACCGAAGGAATCAAAGACAACTTAGCATTAATTCGAAAAAGGATTAAAACCCCTGATTTAAAAATAGAAAAAAAGGAAATCGGTCACCTAACAAAGACTTCTGTGGCTATTTGCTATATTCAGAATCTCGTTGATCCAAAGGTCTTAGAAGAGGTAAAGGTCAGACTAGATAAGATTAAAATAGATGCTATCCTTGATTCCAGTACAATAGAGCAGTTAATTGAAGATAGCAGTTTTTCTCCTTTTCCCCAAATAGGAAATACAGAAAGACCCGATGCAGCAGTTTCGGCGTTAATAGAAGGAAGGGTGTGTATTGTTGTAGATGGGTCACCCTTTGTTTTAATTGTCCCCCAAGTTTTAGTAGATATGTTACATATTACAGAAGACTATTACGAAAGATTTTATTTTTCAACTGCCATTAGATTACTCCGTTATTTAGCCTTTGGCTTATCATTATTAGGGCCTTCCCTCTATGTTGCAATAACAACTTTTCACCATGAAATGATCCCAACAAAACTTTTAGTCAGTATTGCCGCTGCCCGCCAAGGAATTCCCTTTCCTGCATTTTTAGAAGCTTTGATGATGGAAATAGCCTTTGAAGCGTTAAGGGAAGCGGGGGTCCGCCTACCTAAACCTATAGGTCAAGCTGTAAGTATCGTAGGGGCTTTGGTTATTGGAGAAGCGGCAGTGCAGGCAGGACTTGTTTCTCAAATAATGGTAATAGTTGTAGCTGGGACCGGTATAGCTTCCTTTACCGTTCCTGCCTTTAACATAGGGATTGCTATTAGGCTATTGAAAATTCCGATTCTGTTATTATCTTCAGTTTTAGGTTTATTTGGAGTGAGTATAGCTGTTATCGCAATTTCAATCCATTTATCTACACTAAGGTCCTTTGGAGTACCTTATCTATCACCAATTGCTCCTTTAACTTTACAAGACAACAAAGATGTTATTTTAAGGGGCCCAGTCTGGTGGATAAACCAAAGGCCAACCTATATTGCTAAAAATAATGTCGTTAAGTTAAAAAGCGGAGGGGAAATGAAACCCCAAAAACCACAGGCAGAGGAGGAAAAAGATGTCCAGAAAACTAGTTAA